A region from the Brassica napus cultivar Da-Ae chromosome C8, Da-Ae, whole genome shotgun sequence genome encodes:
- the LOC106423792 gene encoding uncharacterized protein LOC106423792 isoform X1: MLFRGWDPDIPGDSRTRSGVYRKDTIIGIWIPKGILEKRLIGDLQRFIRVGTGKIRDSPSSSKGMRNPEDLVQYTQGTFFVIINARPPSIVLEIWVNQIRLIHYDEGIIGLLYLIFGGFLESLAGFVESGILIFRITDGGYCIHGLDSLRGVVGFGNQYKRGRESIECSIIPSNLFLQKFNNLIICFLLVLVRMTQSQLLGNGGDMKNGEGNRKRLKISDNSDLIKSYSKTLIGRLYNGNIGVGVCSGTWLGIWIDWLGQCIMRLAPKLVPSNQLQEAELEMNRALGFGYLGKQVVERVWFKVAVERSVTKVLFMVCSTKEMAVGLGRSERLWYKFLASWSGLPIVGFTLVTGVLRFPDMGQMF, translated from the exons ATGCTGTTTCGAGGATGGGATCCGGATATTCCCGGGGATTCAAGGACTCGATCGGGTGTTTATCGGAAAGATACGATCATAGGGATATGGATTCCAAAAGGAATCTTGGAAAAAAGGTTAATTGGGGATTTGCAAAGGTTTATTCGGGTCGGGACTGGCAAGATTCGGGATTCACCAAGCTCTTCGAAAGGGATGCGGAATCCAGAGGATCTTGTACAATATACTCAAGGTACATTTTTCGTTATCATCAACGCGAGACCTCCCTCGATTGTTTTAGAGATTTGGGTTAATCAGATCCGATTGATTCATTATGATGAGGGGATTATTGGGTTACTGTATTTgatttttggtggttttttGGAAAGTTTGGCTGGTTTTGTTGAATCTGGGATTTTGATTTTTCGAATCACTGATGGAGGATATTGCATTCATGGTTTGGATTCTTTACGTGGGGTTGTGGGTTTCGGGAACCAATATAAAAGAGGTCGTGAGAGTATTGAGTGTAGCATCATACCTTCCAATTTATTCTTGCAAAAGTTTAACAATCTTATAATCTGTTTTCTTCTGGTTTTGGTGAGGATGACTCAAAGTCAGCTTCTTGGGAATGGCGGTGATATGAAGAATGGCGAAGGAAACCGAAAACGACTGAAGATTTCCGATAACTCTGACCTGATTAAGAGTTATTCCAAGACCTTGATAGGGAG GTTATATAATGGGAACATTGGTGTAGGAGTTTGCTCGGGTACCTGGTTAGGgatttggatcgattggctTGGTCAGTGTATTATGAGGCTTGCTCCTAAACTGGTCCCTTCAAACCAGTTACAGGAAGCAGAACTGGAGATGAACAGGGCGTTAGGTTTCGGTTATTTGGGAAAGCAAGTGGTTGAGAGGGTGTGGTTCAAGGTAGCTGTAGAGAGGAGTGTTACGAAAGTTCTGTTCATGGTTTGTTCTACAAAAGAGATGGCAGTTGGCTTGGGAAGGTCAGAGAGGCTATGGTACAAGTTTCT